Proteins from a genomic interval of Candidatus Woesearchaeota archaeon:
- a CDS encoding site-specific integrase, with the protein MTEIKINDDGTIEKVKKADIVKDIKTSKMFALTPEQRQFLIRDIKINQNLKFNPKHLVMLYLMIYAGLRRGEVVQVRKSWLSKSRLIINGVERDLLLIDIPYRTNDIRKGKGKFIWKAKTRKSQRVTIVFDEHVSTYIEAYYESNPTGVQCSTDYIYKVVASDKRYSFRSRIVNCEEKTNEGNDLIIDIEKERLSNLIPHSLRSTYAYVCKELGLDNEQIAELLGHDDVKTLKQSYFQNTRQSLVLSISQSLR; encoded by the coding sequence ATGACCGAAATAAAAATTAATGATGACGGGACTATTGAAAAAGTAAAAAAGGCTGATATTGTAAAAGATATTAAAACTTCTAAGATGTTTGCACTAACTCCAGAGCAAAGGCAATTTCTAATTAGAGATATTAAAATTAATCAAAATTTGAAATTTAATCCAAAACATTTAGTTATGTTGTACCTTATGATTTATGCAGGACTTAGAAGAGGAGAGGTTGTTCAAGTGAGAAAGTCCTGGTTGTCTAAGAGTAGATTAATAATTAATGGAGTTGAGAGGGATTTGTTATTAATAGATATACCTTATAGAACTAATGATATTAGAAAGGGTAAAGGTAAATTTATATGGAAGGCTAAAACTAGAAAGTCTCAAAGAGTGACTATTGTATTTGATGAACATGTTTCTACATACATTGAGGCTTATTATGAAAGTAATCCTACAGGCGTTCAATGTTCAACAGATTATATATATAAGGTAGTTGCAAGTGATAAGAGATATAGTTTTAGATCTAGGATTGTAAATTGTGAAGAAAAAACAAATGAAGGGAATGATTTAATCATAGATATTGAAAAAGAGAGATTGAGTAATTTAATACCTCACTCACTAAGATCTACTTATGCTTATGTTTGTAAAGAGTTAGGTTTGGATAATGAGCAAATTGCTGAATTATTAGGTCATGACGATGTTAAAACATTAAAACAAAGCTATTTTCAAAATACTAGACAGAGCTTAGTATTATCGATTAGTCAGAGTTTGAGGTAA